The sequence ACGACACCAGCGGCTGCACCCTCGAGGCACGAGAGTTCAGCGCGCTGCTCGGCGAGTTCGCCGAGCGCGGCGTCGCCGTGTACGGGGTCTCGCCGGACCCGCCGCGCAGCCACGACCGCTTCGCCACCAAGTGCGACATCGGCTTCCCGCTGATCAGCGACCCGGACAGGGCGCTCTGCGAGGCGATGGGGGTGTGGGTGCAGAAGTCGATGTACGGACGCTCCTACCAGGGCGTCGAGCGCAGCACCTTCGTCGTCGGGCCCGACGGCCGGGTGGAGCAGGCGTGGCGGAAGGTGAAGGTGCCCGGCCACGCGGCCGCGGTGCTGGCGTCGGTCGGCGGCTGATCCGACCGCCTGTGAAAGAATCGACGCAGATGCAGCAGCGCACCATCGGTCCCACCGGCGTGGAGATCTCCGTCATCGGCTTCGGTGGCTGGGTGCTCGGCACCGGCTGGTACGGGAAGCTCAGCGAGGAGGAGGGCACCCGGCTGGTGCGCACCGCCCTCGACCACGGCATCACCTTCTTCGACACCGCCAACTCCTACGGCGAGGACGGGGTCAGCGAGACCCTGCTGGCGGCGGCGCTCGACGGGGTGCCGCGCGATCGCTACGTGCTCGGCACCAAGGGCGGCTACGACCTCGGCGGCGAGCGCGCCCACGCCCACGGCGAGCGTCCCCAGCGCTGGGACGGCGGGTTCATCCGCCGCAGCCTCGAGGACAGCCTGCGCCGGCTGCGCACCGACACCGTCGACGTCTACGAGCTCCACAACCCCCGCCGCGACGCCATCGACA is a genomic window of Candidatus Dormiibacterota bacterium containing:
- a CDS encoding peroxiredoxin; the encoded protein is MAVAVGDALPDFDLETGGGGRVSSGDLRGRRAVLYFYPKDDTSGCTLEAREFSALLGEFAERGVAVYGVSPDPPRSHDRFATKCDIGFPLISDPDRALCEAMGVWVQKSMYGRSYQGVERSTFVVGPDGRVEQAWRKVKVPGHAAAVLASVGG